From one Streptomyces mobaraensis genomic stretch:
- a CDS encoding type I polyketide synthase — protein sequence MRAATRGALGLARSWSADPRFAGATLVVVTRGALAVRPGEDVSDPAAAAALGLLRTAQSEHPDRIVLVDADTSIDGRVLAAVLGAGEPQAAVRDGEVLIPRLVAAGSEGAGARPLDPRGTVLLTGGTGALGGEVARHLARAGARRLLLAARRGQDAHGAAELTAELAGLGAEATVVACDVSDRAALAALLAGIPEEHPLTAVYHVAGVTDDGVLDAQTPERLDAVLRPKADAAWHLHELTEGHDLAAFVMFSSAAGAFGSAGQGGYAAANAYLDALAHHRRSRGLPAQSLAWGLWARSSTLTDALDATGRARLGRTGVLPLATDDALALLDAAGAHGEPVLLPLRLDPARVAAQGRPPALLRALPATAHTAEHTAEPTTEPPAEPAAAQEQESAAPGHRYAALPEPERRRALLGLVRTHAAAVLGEATPADIAPDRGFVDLGLDSLADLELRDRLHEATGLDLPTTLIFDYPTAAVLAEHLCAEFAAAAPADGPDGPDGPGGPVVEELDRLEAALAPYAADDGTRDLVARRLKDLLSRWGTAGPEGPGHGSGHPAPETGQNARGHDDFATATDDELFEALRELRTAERG from the coding sequence CTGCGCGCCGCCACCCGGGGCGCCCTCGGCCTCGCCCGCTCCTGGTCGGCAGACCCCCGCTTCGCCGGTGCGACGCTCGTCGTCGTCACGCGCGGCGCCCTGGCCGTCCGGCCCGGTGAGGACGTGTCCGACCCGGCCGCCGCGGCGGCCCTCGGGCTGCTGCGGACGGCGCAGTCCGAGCACCCGGACCGGATCGTCCTGGTCGACGCCGACACGTCCATCGACGGGCGCGTGCTCGCGGCCGTCCTGGGCGCCGGCGAGCCGCAGGCGGCCGTGCGGGACGGGGAGGTCCTGATCCCGCGCCTGGTGGCGGCCGGGTCGGAAGGGGCGGGCGCCCGTCCGCTCGACCCGCGCGGCACCGTGCTGCTCACCGGCGGCACCGGCGCCCTCGGCGGCGAGGTCGCCCGCCACCTGGCCCGCGCCGGGGCGCGCAGGCTGCTGCTCGCCGCCCGCAGGGGCCAGGACGCCCACGGGGCCGCCGAGTTGACGGCGGAACTGGCCGGGCTCGGCGCCGAGGCGACCGTCGTCGCCTGCGACGTGTCCGACCGCGCCGCGCTCGCCGCGCTGCTCGCCGGCATACCGGAGGAGCACCCGCTGACGGCCGTGTACCACGTCGCCGGCGTGACCGACGACGGCGTCCTGGACGCGCAGACGCCCGAGCGCCTCGACGCCGTCCTCCGTCCCAAGGCCGACGCCGCCTGGCACCTGCACGAGTTGACCGAAGGCCACGATTTGGCGGCGTTCGTGATGTTCTCCTCGGCCGCCGGGGCGTTCGGCTCCGCCGGGCAGGGCGGCTACGCCGCGGCCAACGCCTACCTGGACGCCCTCGCCCACCACCGCCGCTCCCGCGGCCTGCCCGCGCAGTCGCTGGCCTGGGGGCTGTGGGCCCGGAGCAGCACGCTCACCGACGCGCTCGACGCGACCGGCCGGGCCCGGCTCGGCCGGACCGGCGTCCTGCCGCTGGCCACGGACGACGCCCTCGCGCTCCTCGACGCCGCCGGCGCCCACGGCGAGCCGGTGCTGCTGCCGCTCCGGCTCGACCCCGCGCGGGTGGCGGCGCAGGGGAGGCCCCCGGCGCTGCTCCGGGCGCTTCCCGCGACGGCACACACCGCGGAACACACCGCCGAACCCACCACGGAGCCGCCGGCCGAGCCGGCCGCCGCTCAGGAACAGGAATCCGCCGCGCCCGGCCACCGCTACGCCGCCCTCCCCGAGCCCGAGCGCCGTCGGGCTCTGCTCGGACTCGTCCGGACGCACGCCGCCGCCGTCCTCGGCGAGGCGACGCCCGCCGACATCGCCCCCGACCGCGGCTTCGTCGACCTCGGCCTGGACTCCCTCGCCGACCTCGAACTCCGCGACCGGCTGCACGAGGCCACCGGGCTGGACCTCCCCACCACCCTGATCTTCGACTACCCCACGGCGGCCGTCCTCGCGGAGCACCTCTGCGCCGAGTTCGCCGCCGCGGCACCCGCCGACGGGCCCGACGGGCCGGACGGCCCCGGCGGCCCGGTCGTCGAGGAACTCGACCGGCTGGAAGCCGCCCTCGCCCCCTACGCCGCCGACGATGGGACCAGGGACCTCGTGGCCCGCCGCCTGAAGGACCTGCTGTCCCGCTGGGGCACGGCCGGCCCGGAAGGACCCGGCCACGGCTCCGGCCACCCCGCCCCGGAGACCGGCCAGAACGCCCGTGGGCACGACGACTTCGCCACCGCCACCGACGACGAGCTCTTCGAAGCGCTTCGAGAGCTGCGCACCGCAGAACGCGGCTGA
- a CDS encoding type I polyketide synthase: MTSDEKVLDYLKRLTVDLRRTRQRLHEAEAGAREPIAVVGMACRYPGGVRSPEDLWELVAAGTDAITPLPADRGWDPELYDPDPARHGRVYVREGGFLDGADRFDAGFFGISGREALAMDPQQRLLLETSWEALERAGIDPAGLAGSRTGVFAGVIYQDYASRLRRVPPEFEGYIGNGSAASVASGRVAYTLGLEGPAVTVDTACSSSLVALHLACQSLRLGESGVALAGGVTVMASPMALVEFSRQRGLAPDARCKAFAAAADGTALGEGAGMLVLERLTDARRNGHPVLAVIRGSAVNQDGASSGLTAPSGPAQQRVIRDALANARIAAADVDAVEAHGTGTTLGDPIEAQALLETYGQDRPADRPVRVGSVKSNMGHAQAAAGVAGVIKMVMALRHGVLPRTLHIDEPSPHVEWSAGALALLTEPAPWPASERPRRAGVSSFGVSGTNAHVVLEEAPEEAAASASAPSDKGASSGAAVPFGGVARSGGTVPSGEVARSGEVAPEEAAAAAAGVGSGAADATESADADSLPSVVSAVPWPLSAKTPEALRDQAARLLAHLDAHPDESAADIAAALARGRSVFEHRAVPVGADRDELRSAVAALAAGEPAPGTATGAAHGAAKVAFLFPDDGSGTGGAAVRRLLDESPVFARHLEQCAGALATATGRAGADVLRDLTDAIGAPTAADGPAGDGAGRPAAEDGRNRPSGAAETSDVSGAAGGTGDAGVAGVGRSDATGAGTTPGTGGRADKDHVSGSAAPSGAGTRAARWAVAVSLTALWRHHGVRPSAVVGDGIGEVAAACAAGVLSLEDGARVVAGEAGDAVAPRPAEVPFRTTSGGDDWRPDAGRSPRGLDSAVGDSAASGRTVFVVMGTDTGAPDSSAVPALGADGGARGLLASLADVHVRAAAVDWSAALPGTGLRRVDLPTYPFQRRRYWLDDAPATGDVASAGLGAVDHPLLAAAVELPDGDGVLYSGRLSTRTHPWLADHTVLGRTLLPGTACLELALWAADRAGCGLVEELTLHAPLVVGDAGARLRLAVTGPDASGRRRLTLDACADGTDWTRHASGTLAEGAPRPGYDLMDPAPETAAATDVTAFYERAAARGYAYGPAFRGLRSLRRLGDEVFAEAALDRDRQAEAARYRLHPALADAALQALGVLVEESGGAPRLPFAWRNVAVHTPGAGALRVHLTRTGPDTVTLDLADPAGTPVASAGAVVLRTVRDEQAATEAGEGAPAALYRVEWAPIRTPVAGAPTGTGVEGHEAAGGPASAPASAGVRQDAPAASALSPAVDGAGAHAASGAGGEPGAEGHGAPTAPALTPVTHAVPPTPVGYGASDAHAPSTAGQGTPALGASIALIGTPRPRGRAGGRPAGGRRPRGPRLPRCGRRRRNGPSPYGGSRPDGRHPRPRRAARRHPGRPRPRPLLVGRPPLRRCDARRRHARRPGRPAR; encoded by the coding sequence ATGACCAGTGACGAAAAGGTTCTCGACTACCTCAAGCGCCTGACCGTCGACCTGCGCAGGACCCGGCAGCGGCTGCACGAGGCCGAGGCCGGCGCCCGCGAGCCGATCGCCGTCGTCGGCATGGCCTGCCGCTACCCCGGCGGCGTCCGCTCGCCCGAGGACCTCTGGGAACTGGTCGCGGCCGGCACCGACGCGATCACCCCGCTGCCCGCCGACCGGGGCTGGGACCCGGAGCTGTACGACCCGGACCCGGCCCGGCACGGCCGGGTGTACGTCCGCGAAGGCGGCTTCCTGGACGGCGCCGACCGGTTCGACGCCGGCTTCTTCGGCATCAGCGGACGCGAGGCGCTGGCCATGGACCCGCAGCAGCGGCTGCTGCTGGAGACGTCCTGGGAGGCCCTGGAGCGCGCCGGCATCGACCCGGCCGGGCTCGCCGGCAGCCGCACCGGCGTCTTCGCCGGCGTCATCTACCAGGACTACGCGTCCCGACTGCGGCGCGTGCCACCGGAGTTCGAGGGCTACATCGGCAACGGCAGCGCCGCCAGCGTCGCCTCCGGCCGGGTCGCCTACACCCTCGGGCTGGAGGGCCCGGCCGTCACCGTCGACACCGCCTGCTCGTCGTCGCTCGTCGCCCTGCACCTCGCCTGCCAGTCGCTGCGGCTCGGCGAGAGCGGCGTCGCGCTGGCGGGCGGCGTCACCGTCATGGCCTCCCCGATGGCCCTCGTCGAGTTCAGCCGGCAGCGCGGGCTGGCCCCCGACGCCCGCTGCAAGGCGTTCGCCGCCGCCGCCGACGGCACCGCCCTCGGCGAGGGCGCCGGCATGCTCGTCCTCGAACGCCTGACGGACGCCCGCCGCAACGGCCACCCCGTCCTCGCCGTCATCCGCGGCAGCGCCGTCAACCAGGACGGCGCCAGCAGCGGCCTCACCGCCCCCAGCGGCCCCGCCCAGCAGCGCGTCATCCGCGACGCCCTCGCCAACGCGCGGATCGCGGCCGCCGACGTGGACGCGGTGGAGGCCCACGGCACGGGCACCACCCTCGGCGACCCCATCGAGGCCCAGGCCCTGCTGGAGACCTACGGCCAGGACCGGCCGGCCGACCGGCCCGTACGGGTCGGCTCGGTGAAGTCCAACATGGGCCACGCGCAGGCCGCGGCGGGCGTCGCCGGCGTCATCAAGATGGTGATGGCGCTGCGGCACGGTGTCCTCCCGCGCACCCTGCACATCGACGAGCCGTCGCCGCACGTGGAGTGGTCGGCGGGCGCCCTCGCCCTGCTCACCGAGCCGGCACCGTGGCCGGCGTCGGAGCGGCCCAGGCGGGCGGGCGTGTCGTCGTTCGGCGTGAGCGGGACGAACGCGCATGTGGTGCTGGAGGAGGCGCCGGAGGAGGCTGCGGCGTCGGCGTCGGCGCCCTCCGACAAGGGCGCGTCGTCCGGTGCGGCCGTGCCCTTCGGCGGGGTCGCGCGCTCCGGCGGGACCGTCCCCTCCGGCGAGGTCGCGCGCTCCGGCGAGGTCGCGCCGGAGGAAGCCGCGGCCGCGGCCGCCGGGGTGGGCTCGGGAGCCGCCGACGCCACCGAGAGCGCCGACGCCGATTCCCTACCGTCCGTCGTGTCGGCCGTTCCCTGGCCCCTGTCCGCCAAGACCCCGGAAGCCCTCCGCGACCAGGCCGCGCGCCTCCTCGCCCACCTCGACGCCCACCCGGACGAGTCGGCCGCCGACATCGCCGCGGCCCTCGCCCGCGGCCGCTCGGTCTTCGAGCACCGGGCGGTGCCCGTCGGCGCGGACCGTGACGAACTCCGGTCGGCCGTCGCGGCGTTGGCCGCCGGGGAGCCCGCTCCCGGAACGGCGACAGGCGCGGCACACGGCGCGGCCAAGGTCGCCTTCCTCTTCCCGGACGACGGCAGCGGAACCGGGGGCGCCGCGGTGCGCCGCCTGCTGGACGAGTCCCCCGTGTTCGCCCGGCACCTTGAGCAGTGCGCCGGTGCGCTCGCCACCGCCACCGGCCGGGCCGGGGCGGATGTGCTCCGGGACCTGACGGACGCGATCGGCGCGCCCACGGCGGCCGATGGGCCGGCCGGGGACGGCGCGGGCCGCCCGGCGGCGGAGGACGGCCGGAACCGGCCGTCCGGTGCGGCCGAGACATCCGACGTATCGGGCGCGGCCGGTGGGACCGGTGATGCCGGTGTGGCCGGAGTGGGCCGTTCCGACGCGACCGGCGCGGGCACGACGCCCGGGACGGGTGGACGGGCCGACAAGGATCACGTGTCCGGTAGTGCGGCTCCGTCCGGGGCCGGCACCCGCGCCGCCCGCTGGGCCGTCGCCGTCTCCCTCACCGCGCTCTGGCGGCACCACGGCGTCCGGCCGTCGGCCGTCGTCGGCGACGGGATCGGCGAGGTCGCGGCGGCCTGTGCGGCGGGGGTGCTGTCGCTGGAGGACGGTGCTCGCGTCGTGGCCGGGGAGGCGGGTGACGCCGTGGCGCCGCGTCCGGCGGAGGTGCCGTTCCGTACGACCTCCGGCGGCGACGACTGGCGGCCCGACGCCGGCCGGTCGCCGCGCGGACTCGACTCCGCCGTCGGCGATTCGGCCGCGAGCGGGCGGACGGTGTTCGTCGTCATGGGGACGGACACCGGCGCCCCGGACTCGTCCGCGGTCCCCGCGCTGGGCGCGGACGGTGGCGCCCGGGGGCTGCTGGCCTCGCTCGCCGACGTGCACGTCCGCGCCGCCGCCGTGGACTGGTCCGCCGCCCTGCCGGGCACCGGACTCCGCCGCGTCGACCTGCCGACGTACCCGTTCCAGCGCCGCCGCTACTGGCTCGACGACGCCCCGGCCACCGGGGACGTCGCCTCCGCCGGACTCGGCGCCGTCGACCACCCGTTGCTGGCAGCTGCCGTCGAACTCCCGGACGGGGACGGGGTGCTGTACTCCGGCCGGCTGTCCACCCGTACCCACCCGTGGCTCGCCGACCACACCGTCCTCGGCCGGACGCTGCTGCCCGGCACGGCCTGCCTGGAGCTCGCGCTGTGGGCCGCCGACCGGGCGGGCTGCGGCCTGGTCGAGGAACTGACCCTGCACGCCCCGCTCGTCGTCGGCGACGCCGGCGCCCGCCTCCGGCTGGCCGTCACCGGCCCGGACGCGTCCGGCCGCCGCCGCCTCACCCTCGACGCGTGCGCCGACGGCACCGACTGGACCCGCCACGCGAGCGGCACCCTGGCCGAGGGCGCGCCGCGGCCCGGGTACGACCTGATGGACCCGGCCCCGGAGACCGCCGCCGCGACGGACGTCACCGCCTTCTACGAGCGCGCCGCCGCACGCGGTTACGCCTACGGTCCCGCCTTCCGCGGCCTGCGGTCCCTCCGCCGGCTCGGCGACGAGGTCTTCGCCGAGGCCGCCCTCGACCGCGACCGGCAGGCCGAAGCCGCCCGCTACCGCCTCCACCCGGCCCTCGCCGACGCCGCCCTGCAGGCCCTCGGCGTACTCGTGGAGGAGAGCGGCGGCGCGCCGCGACTCCCCTTCGCCTGGCGGAACGTCGCCGTACACACCCCGGGCGCGGGCGCCCTGCGCGTCCACCTCACCCGCACCGGCCCGGACACCGTCACCCTGGACCTCGCCGACCCGGCCGGCACCCCCGTCGCCTCGGCGGGCGCGGTCGTCCTGAGGACCGTCCGGGACGAGCAGGCCGCCACCGAAGCCGGCGAGGGCGCCCCGGCGGCCCTGTACCGCGTGGAGTGGGCCCCCATTCGCACACCCGTCGCGGGCGCCCCCACCGGAACCGGTGTCGAGGGGCATGAGGCTGCCGGCGGGCCCGCCTCGGCTCCCGCGTCCGCCGGCGTGCGTCAGGACGCGCCCGCCGCGTCGGCCCTCTCACCTGCCGTCGACGGTGCCGGCGCGCACGCCGCGTCCGGCGCCGGCGGTGAACCCGGTGCCGAAGGGCACGGCGCACCCACCGCCCCGGCTCTCACCCCCGTCACACACGCGGTGCCCCCCACGCCGGTGGGCTACGGCGCGTCCGACGCCCACGCGCCCTCCACCGCCGGGCAGGGGACTCCTGCCCTCGGCGCGTCCATCGCCCTGATCGGCACCCCCCGGCCCCGAGGGCGTGCCGGTGGCCGACCTGCCGGAGGCCGCCGTCCACGCGGACCTCGCCTCCCTCGGTGCGGCCGTCGACGGCGGAACGGCCCGTCCCCGTACGGTGGTTCACGTCCTGACGGCCGGCACCCCCGGCCCCGACGGGCTGCGCGCCGCCACCCGGGGCGCCCTCGGCCTCGCCCGCTCCTGGTCGGCAGACCCCCGCTTCGCCGGTGCGACGCTCGTCGTCGTCACGCGCGGCGCCCTGGCCGTCCGGCCCGGTGA